TGCAATCAATGCCCGACCATATGAGTATGATGGATAAAGAACTTAATCTTGTCTGGGCCAATGAGGCTGCCAAACGAACGTTCGGAAACGATATAATTGGCAAAAAATGCTACGAAGCCTATCATAGACGAAAAGAGCCTTGTGAACCGTATCCCTGTCTTACCCTTAAAGCATTTAACGATGGAGGAATACATGAACACGAAATAGACGTTGTCGATGCGGCAGGTAAAGCAATTTACTTCCACTGTACAGCAACTACAGTGCTTAGAGACAAAGATGAAAGACCTATCACAGTGATTGAGATTTCCAGGGACATCACCGAGCGTAAGCAGGCTGAGGAGGCGCTGCGAATCCTGCACAACCTTGTCCTTGCCCTCACAACCTGCCAGACCGTAAAGGAAGCCCTTGAACACATTCTTGATGCTGCCTTGCGGGATAAGTGTCTGGACTCCGGGGGGATTTACTTGAATGACCCGGTCAACAGTACTATGAATTTAGCAGTTACTTGCGGACACTCGCCCGAAATGGTTGAGCACACGTCCCATTTGGCGGCTGATTCTCCGCAGGTGATACGGGCAAGAGCCGGTACATCATTTTATGGGCGATACACGGCTCTCTGGCCGCCGGGTAAAGATGAGACCCGCGACAGGGAAGGTTTGACCGCTCTCGCGTCAATTCCGGTGCTGCACAAGGGCAATCTTGTCGCAATCATGAACATGGCTTCGCATGTTCATGATGATATCCCGATTCACACACGCCATCTGCTTGAGATGCTGGCAGCGCAGATAGGTGGTATTCTGGTCTATATCCATTCCGAGGAGAAGCTGCGGGAGAGTAGGCAGCAACTGCATCATATTACGGATAATATCCCTGTGTTTGTGAACTACGTCAACGCACAGAACCTATGTTACAAGTATGTCAACAAATATTTTGCCAATTTGTTCGGCAAGCTGCCAGAGGAAATTGTCGGCAGGCAGGTCAAGGAGATTCTTCCCGCGGATGTTTACCAGCGCGCTTTGCCCTATATTGATCGTGCCCTTTCGGGTAAGCGGATACGATATGAAAACATGGTACCTATCCAAGGGGAACCTCGCTGGTTCAGCATCGATTACATGCCTGAGATCGATGAGCAGGGGTCAATTAATACTATCATCATTCTGGGATTTGACATCTCCGAGCAAAAGCAGGCGGGTGAGGAATTGGAAAGATATCGAGAGCATCTTGAGCATATGGTTAAGGAACGAACGACGGAATTGGAAAGCAATAACATAACCCTTCATGAACTCAACACAGCGCTTACTGTCTTACTGAAAAAAAGGGAAGATGATAAAAAGGACTTAGAAGAGAGATTCGTGACGAATATACAAAATCTGGTTCTCCCCTATATAGAATTTATAAAAAGAGGCCATCTCGATGTCAGGCAGCTAACCCAACTTGATATCATGGAAGCACATCTTCGCGAACTTGCCACACCCCTGCTGAAAAACCTGAGACAGTTCAACCTTACTCCCAAAGAAATCAAGGTGGCTACGCTCGTCAGACAGGGCAAGTCAACGAAAGAAATCACAGAGATATTGGGGATAGGCAGTGCATCAATAGACATCCACAGAAAAAATATCAGAAAAAAACTCGGCTTGAGCAATAGAAACATAAATCTCGAATCACATCTTGCAATTCTTGAGTAATAGGTAATTTACCCTACCATTATTTTACCAAACATCTCCCATTGACATTACTACTTGCCAGTCTCATATACTCCGCAACTAGCTGCTTTTACAAAGGGGAGTATGGCATCCATACCAGAACACCATTTCAAAAAAGCATACATCGCCTGTTGCGCCGGGAAGAGATTATTCCCTTTCAGAACGCTATCACTTACGGAGTTTGACGATGGAAGATGATAGGAAGACCAAGAAACAACTGATTGAAGAACTCAATTGCCTGCGTCTTGAGAAAATCGAACAAACAAGAGTAACTTCAGAGAAATTCACGAAAGCTTAGCAAGCAAGCATCAGAAGTCTATTGAAGATAGCGGAAGGAGAGAGGTATTATGCTAAATATTCTTAAGATGTTATTTTACAAGGAGGGGGAAGATTCCAGGCATTTACTGAACAGGGGCAGTTTGGTTGTTATAACTCCTATAAATGACGGAGGTGAACTGCAGTATACGATTAATGTTACAGATATTAGCCGTGTAGGAGCTGCCTTCATTTACGAAGGGTCACCTAATGATCTTGCCAAACATGGATTTATTAACTGCTCTTCTGAGATGTCAGAAACGGTAGAATTGAAAGCAAGATCAAATATTAAGCATTCAACGGGACCAACTTGTCATAGGCGAGGAGCCAAATTTAATTGGATGGGCGTTTTAGGTGAGCAACAGCTAATCGAATTTATCAAAGAATATAGGAATCATAATAAAGAAATACACGCTAATAAGAAGTAGATACCTGCTACCGACGGCGTATCGGTCAGGCGGGTCGGCTCGTACATTGCAAACAGTTACCGGTACAGGGGCTAGCGTACGCACTATGCAACTGAAGGCCAATGGTTTTCAAAAGAAGCATACTGATGTAACCGTCAAAGTACCCCTTAGTATAGGTCTACAGAGGGCATACAGTCGGTAAATGAAATGGAAAAAGGAGGGGAATGAGATGTCTATATCTTTGGTAGTGGCGGATGCTTCTCCGTTCATCCTAAAAGGGGTTGAAAGTCTTTTCATGTTGGAAAATGATTTTCATTTGGCGGCCCTTTGCACAAATGGGACACATGCCATGGAGGCAGTGCGCCAGCATTTGCCTGATGTCGCTATTCTAGATATCAGCATGCTTGGTAAGGATGGGCTAACGATTACTAGGGAAATCCAGGCAGAGAAGCTACAGACCAGAGTAGTGCTCTTCACTGCGGAAATTGGTGAGGATCAGTTGTTGGACGCGATGTGCATAGGTGTCAAGGGCATTGTATTGAAAGACATGGCCATGCCACTGCTGATCCAGTGCGTGCGTAAGGTGCATGCGGGAGAACAATGGTTTGAGCGGAGCATGGCTAGTCTCTCCTTCAAAAAATTGCTGTTGCGCGAAACTGTAGCGAGAGAGGTTGCCGCTCTCCTCACACCTCAGGAAACCAAAGTGGTGCTGCTGGTAGGTAAGGAAATGCACAACAAGGAAATCGCCAACCAGCTTTGCATCAGCGAAGTCACAGTCAAAACTCACCTGCGCAATATCTATAAAAAGCTGCACGTGGACAGCCGCAAGGCGCTCCTGCGCTATGCCCAGAAAACAGAAGGGAGTTTAGTAAATGAATCTGAAAACCGCCGAGTGACGCGCCATCAAGGAGCAATACCTGTGGAATTTGAAGGATATAAAGGCATTACCCGCGACTTTAGCCGTTGGGGTATTTTTTTTGAGACGGGTAAATCTTTTATTCCCAGCAAGTCCATAGAGTTCACCATTCGGCTGGAAAATGTTGATTCGACAGGTCCCGTGAACTTGAATTGCAGGTCAGATATCGTCAGAGTCCAGGAAAGCGGTGAGAGAATTGGCATTGCCGCAACCATCTGTTCCTATTCGTTTGAAAAAACCGGATGGACAGGAAGATGTAAGTCAGAAAGCAGTAAGCGGCAAATGAGGTAGTGTACCCTCCTATCTTGTGCAACCTCGTGGCACACTTGAAGTCAGTAAATGGTCCGTCTCCGAATATTATTCTGGATTTTAATCCTCAATTGGTATGCGTCTCCGGCGGGTACGGTAAAATGGCCAACCTGCTGTATACCCGGCTTACGGGATTAGAAATGGATTATGCTACAATTTCTTAAGAAGTTATTCTTCAAGGATAGGAAAGATCACAGGCATCTGATACATAATGGCATTATTGTTGTGATAACTCCAACAAAGCATGGCAATACTATTCAGTGGAAGGTGAATGTTGTAGATATCAGTCATGGCGGCGCTGCCTTTGTTTATGAAGGTTCACCTCGTGATCTTGCCAAGCAAGGGCTTATTAAATTCTCCGATAACATGCCTGAAGCGGCAGACTTCAGGACAGTGTCCGATATTGAAAGTTCACCAGGATCAAGTTATCGTAGGCGTGGAGTTAAATTTGAGTGGAAGGGCGTTTTAGGAGAGAAACAGTTTATAAAATTTGTTAAAGAACATGGCATCCATGATAGAGCAATATACACGAAGTAGTAGGTTCAACATTACAAACGATAATCATCGATTCACACTGAGATTGCGGTCGTTTGTTTGTAGGTATTCTAACTGGTTGGTATATTACACTTTATCTTTGATTTTACCTGAGTGTTACGGGATGAAAGCCTCAGATTATTGAGCGTTATTTTTTTGGTTGGGGGTGATATGTTCATCTTCCTGAAAGAGAGCATCTGAGGAATTTGACGGGCACACAACATTTGAAACAGCAATCAGTTACTGTTCACTATTTCTGCGGTGTACAATACCCATTGACAAACAAAAACAGCCACCCCATACTTTCACCATCGAAAAGCAATGTCTTATCAATTCTCGGTGACTATCTCGTCAGGAACGGGATCTTTTTTATACTCCCTGATGCGTTGTCTCTCATGCATTACTTTTAAGATATCCATACAATACATCAATATAGTGTAGCCTTCGTGCAATTATCAAGAAAAAAGGGTTTTTAAACAGGTTTTTGTAGTAAGATATACAGCGGTGAATAATGAATCAAAGTAATTGGGCAAACCGGTGAAGTCGGCAAAATCTGATACAAACAACGGGAAAAGAGTATAAAGGAGTACTGTATGCCTTTTGTAAAAACAGATAAGTTCCGGATTTATTACGAAGTTCATGGTGAAGGGGAAGTGATTTTTTTTATGCATCATGGTTTCGGCTGTATGAAGATATGGAAGGGTATCTATCCTCGCTTTGTAGCTGAAGGCTACAAGGTGGTAATGTATGACCGCCGGGGTTACGGCCGCTCTGAACCGGGGGATGATTTTCTGGATTTCTATGTAAGCAATCGTTACCGGCCGGAAAGTGTCGAAGAACTGAAAGCAATAAAAGAACACCTCGGTATTGAGGAGTGTCATTTAGTGGGACAATGTGAAGGAGGCGTTGTCGGTGTCGATTATTCAATCAAATATCCAGGGGAGGTTAAAACCTTAACCGCTGCCAGTACACAATGCTACAGCGATGTGCCAATGACCGA
This genomic stretch from Deltaproteobacteria bacterium harbors:
- a CDS encoding response regulator transcription factor — protein: MSISLVVADASPFILKGVESLFMLENDFHLAALCTNGTHAMEAVRQHLPDVAILDISMLGKDGLTITREIQAEKLQTRVVLFTAEIGEDQLLDAMCIGVKGIVLKDMAMPLLIQCVRKVHAGEQWFERSMASLSFKKLLLRETVAREVAALLTPQETKVVLLVGKEMHNKEIANQLCISEVTVKTHLRNIYKKLHVDSRKALLRYAQKTEGSLVNESENRRVTRHQGAIPVEFEGYKGITRDFSRWGIFFETGKSFIPSKSIEFTIRLENVDSTGPVNLNCRSDIVRVQESGERIGIAATICSYSFEKTGWTGRCKSESSKRQMR
- a CDS encoding alpha/beta hydrolase; translated protein: MPFVKTDKFRIYYEVHGEGEVIFFMHHGFGCMKIWKGIYPRFVAEGYKVVMYDRRGYGRSEPGDDFLDFYVSNRYRPESVEELKAIKEHLGIEECHLVGQCEGGVVGVDYSIKYPGEVKTLTAASTQCYSDVPMTELNTMRLVTEFTDLEPELQAKMIEWHGEAAECYYNQFARYGGAYGVDYFDLRPILHMVACPALVLYPDRSSIFDVEQSVAFYRHLPKGELAVFPKCGHNTYDQRPEEYIRTVLDFLKRTKDGRDSKVRPNVSCLA
- a CDS encoding PAS domain S-box protein, translating into MEDARKTKKQLIEELNCLRLEQIEQTRLTSEKFTKAFLQNSIPTIITTVKDGIVVEVSDDFLRLVGKKRDEVIGHTAVGGGFITKEQRASFFNELNKSGRIENFEMEIRPQSGVLRYGLFNAVMISVNNEIYLLTNIQDITERKQVEQALRESESKLNAMLQSMPDHMSMMDKELNLVWANEAAKRTFGNDIIGKKCYEAYHRRKEPCEPYPCLTLKAFNDGGIHEHEIDVVDAAGKAIYFHCTATTVLRDKDERPITVIEISRDITERKQAEEALRILHNLVLALTTCQTVKEALEHILDAALRDKCLDSGGIYLNDPVNSTMNLAVTCGHSPEMVEHTSHLAADSPQVIRARAGTSFYGRYTALWPPGKDETRDREGLTALASIPVLHKGNLVAIMNMASHVHDDIPIHTRHLLEMLAAQIGGILVYIHSEEKLRESRQQLHHITDNIPVFVNYVNAQNLCYKYVNKYFANLFGKLPEEIVGRQVKEILPADVYQRALPYIDRALSGKRIRYENMVPIQGEPRWFSIDYMPEIDEQGSINTIIILGFDISEQKQAGEELERYREHLEHMVKERTTELESNNITLHELNTALTVLLKKREDDKKDLEERFVTNIQNLVLPYIEFIKRGHLDVRQLTQLDIMEAHLRELATPLLKNLRQFNLTPKEIKVATLVRQGKSTKEITEILGIGSASIDIHRKNIRKKLGLSNRNINLESHLAILE